The genome window TTGCCGGTGATCAGCGCGTAGGCTTCGGCGCCCTGTTCGATGGGGATGCGGTGCGAGATGAGCGGATGCACGTCCAGCAGACCGCCTGCCATCAGGTCCACCACGGCTTGCAGGTTGCGCCCTTCCGTCCAGCGCACGTAGCCGATGGGGTAATCCTGTCCGCGCTCTTCGTAGGATGGGTCGTAGCGCCCCGGTCCGTAGGAACGCGACACCAGGAAGGTCAGTTCCTTCTCGTAGTACAGTTTGCGGGGCAGGTCCAGCCCCACCGCGCCGACCGCCACCACATGCGCGCGGTCGCGCGCCAGCGTCCCCGCCAGCGTCACCGGATCGCTGGATCGGGCATCGGCGCAGATGAGTACGGCATCAAAGCCCTGCCCGGCGGTGAAAGCCAACCCGGCGCTCTCGGCATCAGGGCGCAGGACGGCGGCATGCGCGCCCATGCGCTTCGCCAGGTCCACCCGTTCGGGGCTGAGATCCACGCCAAAGACCTGACAGCCCGCCGCCCGCGCCAACCCCACGCTGAGCAAGCCCAGCAAGCCCAGACCGATAATGGCAATGCGCTCGCCCACCTGCGGATGCGTCAGACGGAAGCCGTGCAGGGCAATCGCTCCCAGGGTGGTGAATGCCGCCGACTCGAAATCCACATTGTCGGGCAGTTTCACCAGCAGGTTTTTGGGGACGACGGCGTACTCGGCATGCACGGCGTAACCGCCGCCCGCGCAGGCTACGCGGTCGCCGGGGGCAAAGCCCTCCATGCCCTCGCCCACCTCGACGATGACCCCCGCCGAGGAATAGCCCAGCGCCATGGACTGATCCAGACGGTTAAACGCCGCCTGCAGGGTGGAAACCAGCCCTTCGCGGCGGGCTTTTTCCAGCACCTGGCGCACCAAATCGGGGCGCGAGCGGGCTTTTTCCAGCAGGTTTTTCTCGGCAAACTCCACCACCATGCGTTCGGTGCCTGCCGAGACCAGCGAGGTCGCCGTGCGCACCAGCGCCATGCCGCGCCGCACCACCGGCACGGGTACGTCGGCAACTTCGGCTTTTCCATCGCGCATATTCTGGAGCAGTTGTTTCATGGGCTGTACGTGGATACTCCCGTTCTGTTGAGTATGGGGTTGCGCCGCGCCTTTCGACAGGCTCACCATTCGGTTCGGCTGGCTCACCGTGCGGTTTGGCGCGCGGTTCGTTTTGTCCTTTCCCATTATACCCGCATGCCCGGCAAACAAAAATGCAGGGCAACCCCGGCGGATTGCCCTGCATGGCTTGAAGAAAAGCCTTTACTGCTCGCGCCACTCGCTGGCTTGATCAATGGCGGCAACGTCCTCCGCCGTCAGTTCGACCTCCAGACTGCCCAGAATGTCGCGCAGTTGCTCCACGCTGTTCGCTCCGATGATGGGCGAGGTGATGGCAGGGCGCTGGAGCATCCACGCCAGAGCCACCTGCGTGACGGTGGCATTGTGCTTTTTGCCAATTTCGTCCAGCAGGTCAATGAGGGCAAAGTTCTTCTCGGTGAAGAAGCGCTTCAGCCCCTCGGCGCGGGCGCTGTCGGGGATGACCCCACGGCGGTACTTGCCGGTGAGGAAACCGCCCTGCAGAGGGCTGTACGGGATGACCCCAATGCCCTGATCCAGACACACGGCTTCCAGTTCGCGCTCGAACTCGGCGCGTTTGACCAGGCTGTAGGGCGGTTGCAGGCTGATGAAGCGGTTGAGGTTGTACTTGTCGCTGATCCACATGGCTTTCATCAGACGCCAGGCCGGCTCGTTGGATGCGCCGATGTAGCGCACCTTCCCGGCTTTGACCAGGTCGTCCAGCGCGCGCAGGGTTTCTTCCTGCGGGGTGTCGTAGTGAGGCCAGTGGGTCTGATACAGGTCAATGTAGTCGGTCTGCAAACGGCGCAGAGAGTCCTCGATGGCTTTCATCACATGCCCGCGGCTTAAGCCGTCGCCGTTGGGACCTTCCCACATGCGCCCGTTGAACTTGGTCGCCAGCACAATGAGATGACGGTTCTTGCGGGCTTTCATCCAGCGCCCGATGATTTCCTCGCTGACACCGCCGGGATTGCCCGGCACCCAGGCAGAGTACACATCGGCGGTATCAATGAAATTGCCGCCGGCTTCAAAGTAGGCATCCATAACCTCGAAAGCGGTTTTTTCGTCGGCTGTCCAGCCAAACTGCATCGTTCCGAGGCAAATGCGCGCCACCTTCAGTCCGGAGTTGCCCAATCTGCGGTATTCCATAAGAGTCCCTTCCTTTCCGTGAACGATAACAGAAATACGTTTGAGAAGACGGGCGTTTTCAGCCCGCGCCTCTATTATGCCTTCATTCACCTGGATTGTAAAGATATTTCAGACTGAGGCACACTTCGGTTTCTGAAACCAGGTCCACACTGCCGGAGAACTGGTTGACCGAGCCAAGGTAGTTGGGCAGGTTGCGGATGCGCTCGTCGGGGATGGCGGCGCGAATTTTGTGGGCAATCCAGTCGCCGTGAATGACGCGGTAAGGGCGGTTATGGAAGAAGGTCGGGCGGGTTTCCACCGGCTCAATCAAGCCCAGACGGTTAAATTCCTCAGTGCAGATGGAGTACGCCTGGCAGAGGTGCGACTCGCGTTCCGGGAAATTGTTGGCGCGCAGAGCGCCCGCCAGGTAGGGTTGCAGGCGCGGCGCCATATTTAAGCGCTCAAAAGCACTGCCGAACCATTTGCTGTAAGGGGCGTACTTGCGCTCGATGAGGAACGCCAGCCCGATGACAATCTGCACCAGCCGCGCGGTGATAATGCGCGACCCAAGGTCATCGTTGACCTCGGCAGTGCGCCCCACAAAGGCTTCTTCCTGCCCCAGTTTCATCCACTGCGCCGCCAGCAGGTACATCCACACGTCGCGCGGGTAGTACATCAACTGCTGGCGCAGGGTTTCCAGCCCAAGGTCGTCGTGCCACACCCCCCCGCTGGTCAAACTGAGCAGTTTGTGTTCCGAAAAGGTCAGCCAGTCCTGAACGGTGAGGGGGGCTTGGGTGTCCCAGCCGATTTCCTTGGAAAAGTACTCCGGCAGGGTGGTGATTTCAATCAGATGATCCACCGGTCCTTCTTTGATTTTGCGCATCAGGCGCACACCCTCTTCATCAGGGGGACCGAAGTGGGTGGGGTAGCCCATGAACTCTACCGGAAGGCGCTGGCGCAACGCCTGATACAGAAAACCGCGCTCGGCAGGATTGAAGGACGGCTCGACAAACAGCACCATGCGCGGACCCCACATGTGATCGCGCGAGCGCTCGGTGTCCAGCCCGACCACATCCGAGCCGTAACCCACCAGCGCGGCGGAATGGCGCAGTTTGGGAAAGACGTCGTTCAAAATCGGACGCACGGCTTTGAAATAATACTGTCTGGATAATTCCAGACCGGGAACAAATGCAACTGTAGCAGGATCAAACGGCTCGCCCATAATCTCTCCACCAGCACTTTCTGAATAATATTGGGGGAGAGAATCGGCGCTCATTCTTCATCTCCCGAAGGCATGGCAGGCTGATCGACCCGTAGCACCTCGCCGTGCAGGTTAATCACCACCCGGAAGCCCATCATTCCCAGATAGGCGCGTCCTTCTTCCGGGATACCCACGTTCAGCAATTGCTCGAACTGCTGATCGATGTTTTTTAACTGTTGTTCAATCATGGCACGGGAAAAAATGTCATCCTGCCCGAGCATGTGCGCGGTCTGCTCGCTGATGAGGTCCTCATGCCCGCGCATCTGTTCGCGCATCCATGCCAGCACCTGTCGATCCACCTCTTCGGCAGGGATGTGGCGGCGAAACCCGC of Anaerolinea thermophila UNI-1 contains these proteins:
- a CDS encoding bi-domain-containing oxidoreductase; its protein translation is MGKDKTNRAPNRTVSQPNRMVSLSKGAAQPHTQQNGSIHVQPMKQLLQNMRDGKAEVADVPVPVVRRGMALVRTATSLVSAGTERMVVEFAEKNLLEKARSRPDLVRQVLEKARREGLVSTLQAAFNRLDQSMALGYSSAGVIVEVGEGMEGFAPGDRVACAGGGYAVHAEYAVVPKNLLVKLPDNVDFESAAFTTLGAIALHGFRLTHPQVGERIAIIGLGLLGLLSVGLARAAGCQVFGVDLSPERVDLAKRMGAHAAVLRPDAESAGLAFTAGQGFDAVLICADARSSDPVTLAGTLARDRAHVVAVGAVGLDLPRKLYYEKELTFLVSRSYGPGRYDPSYEERGQDYPIGYVRWTEGRNLQAVVDLMAGGLLDVHPLISHRIPIEQGAEAYALITGKRKESFLGVLLTYPQAPEETPARRVELRPPVPAAQDQPGIGVLGAGNYALATFLPAIQRVGGVRLEGIASASGLTARHAAKKYGFRFATSQEEEILGAPEIQAVVILTRHNHHARQTLQALRAGKAVYCEKPLALTLEELDEIERALQNEDLPLLMVGFNRRFAPLAQRMKARLEGRAEPLAAHYRINAGYLPANHWTQDPAVGGGRILGEACHFVDFLTFLVGTPPVSVEARYLPDGGRYHGDNALLTLTFADGSLGTVSYLANGDRAMPKERVEVFCAGTALVLDDFTRLEVYRGNRREEVRAGGQDKGHAAAWQAFLTALKSGGTPPIPYEQLLSVSRWMIEVSRR
- a CDS encoding aldo/keto reductase — protein: MEYRRLGNSGLKVARICLGTMQFGWTADEKTAFEVMDAYFEAGGNFIDTADVYSAWVPGNPGGVSEEIIGRWMKARKNRHLIVLATKFNGRMWEGPNGDGLSRGHVMKAIEDSLRRLQTDYIDLYQTHWPHYDTPQEETLRALDDLVKAGKVRYIGASNEPAWRLMKAMWISDKYNLNRFISLQPPYSLVKRAEFERELEAVCLDQGIGVIPYSPLQGGFLTGKYRRGVIPDSARAEGLKRFFTEKNFALIDLLDEIGKKHNATVTQVALAWMLQRPAITSPIIGANSVEQLRDILGSLEVELTAEDVAAIDQASEWREQ
- a CDS encoding DUF4037 domain-containing protein; this encodes MSADSLPQYYSESAGGEIMGEPFDPATVAFVPGLELSRQYYFKAVRPILNDVFPKLRHSAALVGYGSDVVGLDTERSRDHMWGPRMVLFVEPSFNPAERGFLYQALRQRLPVEFMGYPTHFGPPDEEGVRLMRKIKEGPVDHLIEITTLPEYFSKEIGWDTQAPLTVQDWLTFSEHKLLSLTSGGVWHDDLGLETLRQQLMYYPRDVWMYLLAAQWMKLGQEEAFVGRTAEVNDDLGSRIITARLVQIVIGLAFLIERKYAPYSKWFGSAFERLNMAPRLQPYLAGALRANNFPERESHLCQAYSICTEEFNRLGLIEPVETRPTFFHNRPYRVIHGDWIAHKIRAAIPDERIRNLPNYLGSVNQFSGSVDLVSETEVCLSLKYLYNPGE